The Oncorhynchus kisutch isolate 150728-3 linkage group LG14, Okis_V2, whole genome shotgun sequence genomic sequence TGTCCAATATCTTAAAAGATAGGGTGGTCATATTGTTATGACATTTTCAGGGCTGATGTAGAACACCGATTCAAATGAAAGTACAATTTATTAAATTAATATGCAAATCAGGCAGTACAGGAtacatcattagtcatttaagaCCAATTTATAGTAGGGTGGTAAATGATCAGATCTTCATGCTATATGCTAAACTGAGTTTGTAACAATTTCTGAAAATTAGAAAACAACATTGATACTACTGTATGCAAATGAGATATTAGCATATTACCAGTCTTAAGAACAAAACAAAATGTACTCATTAATTTAAAATTAGGTTGTCATCTTGTTAATATATATTGATGTTTTATGCAGAACTGGGAGTCTACACTGAGCAGTAAGGTGCCGCGCATGCACAAAAAGATGGGTTCCTATTTACCAGTTATGTTGTATTCAATAGCCCAACTGATTAGGACTAGAGTGCCAAATAAGTCTAACATAGAAGTAAGCTAAGGTAGGTCTACACCCGAGTTGGGTTAGGTTGTAATGTTATTTTTAGGGATGCACAACATATCGGTGAACTTATGGGgatcggccgatattagctaaaaatgccaacatcggtatcggcccgatgtctagtttaatgcCGACGTGCAAAaccaatgtcaaagctgacgtgcatacctatttAACATAGGTACACGATGTAATGACAATGTGTAAAATGTTGTGCTACTACACGTGCAACGCAGCATTCCTaccctagcccacaatgtctgctgtgtgaatCGAGGTAATGGATTTAATTGACTATCAACTGTtatctgtcgtgggtgatgttggctttcacgACTGGTCAAGCACCGGTACACAGTActaagtgcgctatttttcagatatTGCCCTACCAGAATTACACGGTAATAGCGTCACTGCAATTAGCTTCacaacatactatggaacgccgtttgggtaaTTGTCAAAAAAGATATACGTCAATTAACACTATTTGACACGTTAAATAAGCTGTTAATTTGACACATCAAATAACAcggttctattatagaatgttgtgtgttttgaatttgcacgtgcaagcaaagcgtgtcagtagcactgtcaaagctgttcAAAAAAGTTTGCGAACACCAGCCACAAATTATGTTTTTGCAATACTGCGCTGGTAATTAACAATTTATTTGTTTGACTGCAACTtttggggtagctagctagctttagcttggtagctagctaccaccaatacaaccagcctgaaaacaatgacccagtagttatttattatttttagcaataatttcaaatcaaattttatttgtaacATGGTCAAATACTACAAGGGTagacccaacaatgcagttcaagaagagttaagaatcTTCACCAAGTAATAATAAAaaggataacgaggctatatacagggggcaccggtaccaagtcagtgtgcgggggtacaggttagttgaggtaacttgtatatgtaggtgggggtgacGTGACtgtgcatggataataaacatcGGGTAGCAGCTGGAATcattgtgagtaagtattagctaggtagccacttgttgttcgcctattaaAATTGAAcatcagttcatgaaaataaatagctagccagctacttaaacCTGTTGCCAAAAGCTaacattataagcagccagctagcttcttctggctagtgaggctcgaccgggttgtgttgtgaagctagccacaataaggattaggcacaattgtggaatttgcggtttgccttcaaaattaAAGTTATTTTGAAAGTGttgcagaaggttacaattggtggaataATGCCATATTTAGACTATAATATTAACTTCTTGCggcgagccatcccggatccgggattgtgaatacagcctcaagctcattaccataacgcaatgttaactattcatgaaaatcgcaaatgaaatgaaattaatatgctagctctcaagcttagccttttgttaacaacactgtcatctcagattttcaaaatatgcttctcaaccattgcaaaataagcatttgtgtaacagctagcgtggctagcgtagcatttagcgttagcatcagcagacaacattttcacaaccagaaaatcattcaaataaaatcattacctttgaagaacttcagatgtcttcaatgaggagactctcaacCAGCTCACAtgaaaggtagctacgttccacttcatttgtgcagacaaaggaattgtccggttggaacatttaatgaagttttatgttaaaaacatcctaaagattgattccatacttaggTTGGCATGTTTCTTcgggctgtaacggaactttttgaacttttcgttctgcgcgacctgaacgcgcttttgtatttgtttaccaaatgccctaacaaaagaagatatttgcacataactgatggacattattgaacaaatcaaaacatgtggaactgggattcctgggagtgcattctgaggaagatcatcaaaggtaaattaatatttaaaatgctatttctgagtaatgttgactacccaatatggcgggtaTCTTAAAATCTGaccggtgtccaaaaataccgatatCTGATTGTTATGAGAACTtcaaatcggccccaattaatcggccattccgattaatcggtcgacctctacctgTGATGGGAGGATGAACTGCACTTTTGACAGCAAATAATTTGCCTTGTCTCAGGAACGGGTAAGCTGCCTGTTAGCCAGATGGGACACATTTTCAGTTCACTGGTATTTATCTATGCTTTTATCGTTTGTAGAACTGTAGCCACTGAATTCTGTTACTTTTCACTTGAAAGAATAAAACCATCAATCACACAGTTCGCCTCTGGCACAATAAAGCCAATGCTGCGCAGCGCTCCCTATTTTCACAGTTGCTCACACAGCTAGCAAACTAGCACTCGTCATGGAAATGGGGTTTGAGGAAAGTGAATTTGGACCAATCCCTGACAACCCATACATCAAAATGTAGCTATGAAACTACTTTGTAACCTGTTTTTTTTCGTGTCTCTGATAGACAAAATGCAATGACCGAGCCGAAAAATGTTTTACCTTATATTTCAGTCAGTGGACATCCGATGACCGTGAAACACCCTCAGGACTTTCCAATACTGCTTAGCAATACAATGTCAAATCGATCTTACTCTGGTAGGTTGAGGAATACCTTCCGCGAAGAGCATATATGAACACACTGATTTCGCAGGTTTCACAAAAAGGGCTGTCCCACAATTGAAAGTTCTTAGCACGGCACTTGGTTTAAATTTGGACTCGTATTGTGTAAATTTGTAAAACATGGGTAACAACTACCATTTTCATGTTTTCCATTGATTTATGTATTTTGACAACCCTGTTGACACTTAGTGAAAATGGATTTTGTCTACTGCTGTTTTTTTTGTAGAATTCTCTGTGTCCATTGTTTGTCGCATAACCTAACACCCCTAATTATGGTGTTTAATTGTTACCTAGCCAGAAGACCGCTTCTGGGCATATTAAggtgtcagcatgcttcagttctgcTGGCGCAGTGCTAGGCGACCCGAATGAGTGTGCTTGCATATCCCTGAAGACTTTCACTTGAAAAATGAGAAAGTGGCAATAGTTCTGTTTATCCATTTTGAAATGCCATTTTGACTtcttcaaaatagtcagaattaatctaagataaattTGTCAATAATTTTGATGTTTTTGCAGAGAAGATCTTAGTCATGCAATTTTTCATCTGACGAGGGTGTTTGGTGCAGTAAGTGGGAAAAAATGTGCATGAGGACGAGTTGTccctcgttgaatgacaacaggcagtttattgaagaatccctactgttgaccaatggcCGACAAGGGTGCGTAGACTTCAACTACTGATTTGGGCTTGCCTAGATTAAAACGTGTACCCGACCACCTGAAAAACCCCTTGCCGAAGTCCAAAACATCagaatatatgcacaaactgtttcAGCTGGGAAACATGTGGATGCCTTTTGAAGACGGTAATCTGCTGTTTGcttatctctgcctctctcttccagaAAAGACAAAGACCCTGCTCTTCAATGGTACTAAAGCTGTCATGGGGAAAATCTGGAATATAGATACGGAGAAGTGCTCAATGATACAGTCTTCGGGGCCAGGTGTGACACCTGACGTGAGCCGGACACTACTGAGGGGACAGACACTGATTGGACAGGATGGCAGACTTACACGTGTCCAAGGTAATAATCTTCTCAGGTGAATTGCAACCTTCACCCACATCTGAGAACAGGCTGAAGGGAAACCATTCCAGTCAGAATTGAAATCATTATTCCGTCTTCAATTCAGAAAATGATTACTCTTTTTAGTACAGGGGTCTCAAACTCATTAAATGAAGGGCAGAGTGTCTGCTGGTTTCAGTAGTGGCCCACCCATTAGTGCGTTAGGGGCGGTGCCTCACTTGTGATTGGTcaaaaaatgtgttatttttttacacacacacacagttgaagttggaagtttacaccttagccaaatacatttaagctcagtttcacaattcctgacatatatTTATAGtaaaaaaattccctgttttaggtcagttaggatcaccactttaagaatgtgaaatgacagaataatagtagaattatttcagcatttatttctttcatcacattcccagtgggttagaagtttacatgcactcaattagtatttgggagcattgcctttaaattgtttaacttgggtcaaaggtttggggtagccttccacaagcttcacacaataagttgggggaattctgtcccgttcctcctgacagagctggtgtaactgagtcaggtttgtaggcctccttgctcacacatgcttttttagttctgccaagaaattttctatgggattgaggtcagggctttgtgatggccactccaataccttgactttgttgtccttaagccattttgccacaactttggaagtatgcttggggtcattgtccatttggaagacccatttgcaacccagctttaacttcctgactgatgtcttgagatgttgcttcaatatatccacatcattttcctccctcatgatgccatatattttgtgaagtgcaccagtccctcctgcagcaaagaacccccacaacatgatgctgctacatctgtgcttcacagttgggaagCCTTGCaggcctcccctttctcctccaaacataacgatggtcattatggccaaacagttgtatttttgtttcatcagaccagaggacagttctccaaaaagtacgatctttgtcatgTGCAGttgaaaccgtagtctggctttttatggcggttttggagcagtggcttcttccttgctgagcggcctttcaggatatgttgatataggactcggtttactctggatatagatacttttgtacccgtttcctccagcatcttcacaaggtcctttgctgttgttctgggattggcacttctcgcaccaaagtacgttcatctctaggagacagaatgcgtctccttcctgagcggtatggcggctgcgtggtcccatggtgtttatacttgcgtactagtttgaaggtaggccttgaaatacatccacaggtgcacctccataatttatcagaagcttctaaagccatgacattttctggaattttacaagccatttaaaggcacggtcaacttagtgtatgtacacttctgacccactggaattgtggtagtgtattataagtgaaattatctctGTGacaaattacttgtcatgcacaaagtagatggttcgttaacaagacatttgtggagtggttgaaaaacgagttcaatgactccaacctaagtggatgtaaacttcccacttcaactgtaaattTGATCAGCACAAAGTAAATGGACTGTCCTGGGGCGCTCAAATGTGCGTCCGTTCAGTCAGAACCTCTGGGTCTGCTCTCCCTCCCAATATGTCTCTTGCATCAGATGGCTTACTTACTTGAGACTTGATCTGCTTTATCAGTTACAGATGGAGCTAAAGGGAATTTgaattaacttgtaaataaattggggtggcagggtagcctagtggttagagcgttggactagtaaccggaaggttgcaagtgtcagctcgggggtttgaaatctgttgttctgcccctgaacaggcagttaacccactgttccttggccgtcattgaaaataagaatttgttcttaactgacttgcctagttaaataaagataaaataaaataaataactgctAAGATTATTTTTATGGTAGCCTGGGACCGGATAAACCGGACAACTACGTCTAACAAGAGTCGAAGAACAGAGGGATACACTAGCTCGAACCATCTCTGGTCTGGTAGGACAACAATCATGGCAAATTTTGTTACCCCCATATTTTTCATCAGGTTCTACTGTAGGTGACATGTTGTGTGGACTAAAACAGCATAAAATTGGGTCTATCGCAAAGCATGATCAGTTTAATTAGCTACAGTAATTTTTAGATAGCTggttaatttgacaaaaaaagTAAACCAAACTATCTATTTTTTTGATAAGCCGCTAGCTAGTTAGCTCACATGCCAATTTAAAGTCTTAGATATTAGTTTACTAACTCTGAAAGATTCTGAAATAACTTCATATAACTGGCTAGCAGCGCatcatgctttgtgacattattagctagctatccccagttagatgttttcacatttttttaactaggcaagccagttaagaacaaattcttatttacaaagactgcctaccccggccaaaccctaacccggatgacactgggccaattgtgccttAGCACTGAGACTGCTGTGAGCCACGGGCGCATCGGCAGGCTTGTTACTTTCTCCCTGGTGTATTTGTGACATGAGCTGGCTGCTCGTTTTCATAGTGTACTCTGCTCAAAACAGTGGCAGCATGTGCAGAAGTGGTCATTTGGTTTTTGACATGCAAAAGTGAAATGGGTGTATTTATGCTGTTCAAATGCACATTTCATTTTTATATATCTTCTCAAAGTAACTAGCAGTAGTTTGAAAACGTTTCATATTTCTGTCATGCTGCTTTGTTGCAAACCCACAACCACCTCGTGCCCCGAGTATTCAGCCAATCAGTGGCCGCCACTGGCTAGTTTTATTTTCAATTTGTGTCTAATTGAGCTAAACatccaggtgaggggagtttctAACTAATCGGTGACCTTAATTTATcgatcaagtacaagggaggagtgtGAACCCAGCAGACACCTGGTCCTCTGtgtaatgagtttgacacctttGCTTTATGCCACATTCAAGACGACTGGGAACTTGGCAGTCTCTGACATCCGACTGTGTGGTTGTCTCAGGTGCTGTGTTGGTTTCAAAGGGCAGCTGTGTATGTCAGAAGGCCCAGAGGACCAGGAGGCAGTGCTCCCAGTGTGACCGTCCAGCCTGCCCCTCCTGCATCCAGCAGTGCTCCAACTGCTCCAGCCCCTGTTGCTCTGTCTGCACCGTCATCGAGTAAGTGACACTCCTCGCCCTTCTCCTTTCATCCGATTTTACTCTGGTCAGAGTGAGCATCTCTTCTGAGTTGGGTAAAATCAGCAAGCAGAGCATCTACTGCTATTCCACTACCATAGTGTAAGGACCTCAAAGTCCTACATTAAATAATGTACAGAATAGAAGATTGAGTTCTCGACTGAAATAAAACAGTTTATTCTCAACCCTCACAGGATACTGTATGGCTGTAGCCTACGCCAAATAAACCTGTAATAAAATCAACAGTTAGCTCACTTTGTCAGGACATACAATAGACAGCATAGTCATATAACGGAACCTGCCATGCCCAACCCTCTGGCTCAACCAACCACAAGGACTCCTGGCACAAACATTTCAGGCATTCCTGTGGTTGGCAGACAGCAGGTTGACTGGCAGACTGGACCTGGCTAAACCCTGGGTAAATGTGCACTGACAACCTATATAACAGGCATCTAACTGTCTGAGAgtctctacaatactgcccaAACAAGAAAAAATGCACTGCTCATAGCATGGAACTGAGAAAATggcttttatttaccttggtttcacagtaTCTTTATACAGTTAATTTTAACATGACCCCCATTTTATCCGAAACACAATCCGAGGtaggatacttgtccacatgacTAAGCATCATGGCTAAGCATGTAGTCATTTTTGCTACAATAAATTACTCATTTTCGACCAAATGAGCAgatactgcctttttgcttggtacaGCAGAATAGTATGCAACATATTTGATTAAGCAAGCAGTGCAGAGCACGTACATTGAGATGTcgcctatttaaaaaaaaaaaaaagtgtatgtatgtatgtatgtatgtatatatatgtatgtatgtgttttatTCCACTTTACTTTGCTTGTTACTCATTGTTTTCTCTGTATCCTCTTCTTCAGTTACAGTGGCCAGTATGAGCAAGTACTGTGCTGCGGCTGCTCATCGTAATCAACAATGGAGAAAATTAAGCATTATGCTTGAATGTTTTTAATTTTACATTAAATATTCTTAACTCTAATTTGTTATACATGTTTAtgcttattttttaaaatttgaaCCATGATCCAACTGTGTTTTTGTATATATGTATTTTGCTATGTTTGTGGAATAAATACTTGGACGCTTTACTTTCCTTGTTTGCTACTTTGCTTGTCATGCACAGTTTACGTGCAGCTCATATCTATGTGTTTAATTTCAATCATGAATGACTCATGCTGCCCATAAGGGAAGTGGAGGTAGTGCAAAGTTAGTGTAGCAGGCTACATAATTGAATGTTTGAAACAAGGTTGTTCTACCAAGTAGTAGTAATCTATCACAGCAGCAGGTGGCAGCATATATCATGGTTTGATTCAGACATGAGCTGGTAAAAGATTCCTGTGACTTGGCTAAATACACTGCTGTTGTAGTCATCACTTTTTCTTGGCTCATCACTTATAGATTTCGGGGTCATGTATTATGCTCCGTGGATAATTGTTCTCTGTTGTGGACATACCCGGAAGTGCAGATTACCAGTCAAACAAGATTGTCATGTCACCcaggccctgtccagaaacaacccagAGACCATGTGTCCAACTCAATCCACGGAGGGCCAAGTGCCTGCAGGAATGAAACGTGTACATTTGAATGGATTGGATAGGGAAGCAATATGGTGAAAATTCCATCTGGCCTATCAGAGGACACAGTGATGCTACTTCCGAATGGGTTTTTACCCATCGAATCCTTTTAAGTTTACCTCAAGCGTTTCTGGAGTAGGGGACTCATTGGAGACTTTTTTTCTGAATAGTTGAACACTAGGTCCTAGCCTATGACTCATATCCCTATGTATTAGCTACAGGTATTTGTTATGAGATTATACTGGAGTCCTTTCGAAACAGGCATTTGAACATGAGTCACACCAATGCTCCACAGGTCAGTTGTGGCTCTGGTCTATGGGGATCTCTGCAGTTTGTCCAAGAGCAGTTCTGGTTGGGTGAGCAGGCAGACAGCTGCTGGGTGGCCAGGCGTCCATCAGTCAAAGCACATATGTTGGAAATTAAGTCTTAAACTAGCTACACATCACTGGAAATAGGCTGCTGAGGTTGTAGGGCATGTACACTCCACAGGACTTCAGAACAAGTTTCAAGTTTTTGTcatgtgcacaagtacagtgaaatgccttgcTTACGCTTTCCCAATATCAGtagcaataaaataaaaataaatgaattcAAGTAGAACAGAAAGACATGATAAATAGAAATAAGAGGAACACGAAAGTAagcagttccagggtcagtgacaataccacatttacaatgtgcagggatactggagtggtaggatAAGATCTGTATCCGGttactaggcatcaggatatataaaCAGTCGTAGCAGCGtagatttttatttaactaggcaagtcagtttagaacaaattcttatttacaatgacggcctaccctggccaaaccctaacaacgctgggccaattgtgcgcagccctatgggactcccaatcacagccagttgtgatacagcctggaatcacaCCTGgctctgtagtgacacctctagcactgagatgcagtgccttagaccgctgcaccactcgggagcccagattttgtgtgtgtgtatagagtctgTATGCATGtgggtgttggagtgtcagtgtgtagagttcACAGGATGCTTCTCagtggaggaccatcctcagtgacttccataaaataaaatatataaaaagttaacctttttagataaaactgtactaaatataatcacgtcaccaaataattgactaaaacactattttgcaaagGTCTACAGTAGCTTCAACTGCACTCTGTAGGGTGCCAgagggaaacctagtcagttgtacaactgaatgcatttaacCCAGCCCCTCTGAATCAGCGGTGCAGAGGGCTGCAATAATCAACATCCACGGCACCCGGGGaatagtgggttgactgccttgcccaggacgacagatttttttttttaccttgtcagctctgggattcgatccggaaacttttcagttactggcccaacactgtaaccactaggctacctaccagtTCACTTCTGTTTTCCTCGGTacactgacttcaatacaaaacctaggacgctcatggttctcacccccttcaatagacttacacagtaattatgacaacctCCGGAatacgtcctccaacctatcagagctattgcagcatgaactgacatgttgtccaatcaatcaaaggatcagagaactAATCTAGTATTTAAAGCATAAGCTACCGCTAGCTAGTACTGCAGttcataaaatgtggtgagtggttgactcaaagagaaagaccGTAGTTAAacagtttttaacaaattaattttATCCAAAATTAAAGAAGTAACTTTCAGTTACACAAcgttacttagctagcaaattaggctagctagtttagcctattggaacaccctgctcaaacagaggtgCTATGTTAGGGATGCTAGCTAATAGAAATAAgaccatgctcatgaaaaaaaaaaatatatcctatcataaacggcactgaccgccactggagGAGCATGCAtatagtgagtgtgcatagtagAGTCGGTGCATAAAACAAAGGTTGATGCAGGTCGTCCGAGTAACCTTTTTATTAGCTCATTCGAAATCTAAAGGCttttggggatagaagctgttcaggagccttatggTGTCAGACTAGctcaggtaccgcttgccatttggaagcagagagaacagtctatggcttgggtggctgaagtctaacaattttccaggccttcctttcacaccgcctgatataaaggtcctggatagcagggaaCTCGGGCCCCAGtcatgtactgggctgtccacacccCCCCTCTGTAGCGCTATGAGATCaagggtggtgcagttgctgtaccaagcagtgatgcagccagtcaagatgctctcaatggtgtagctgtagaactttttgagtatTTGAGGGCTTATGACAAATCTTTTCATCCTCCTATCGCACCTTCcatttcctgtaatccacaatcaactccttggtcttactgacttCGAGGAAGAGGTTTCGTATTATTCTATACGTAAATCTGAGACACTCAATTtagtatgatactgtatgttacattttgtttggtatgtattaatttgtggatgtccatcgcCCATTTtgaatgatatgttacaaattacaatttgtacGTTACAATTTGCAAAACATACCATAAgctttgcaaattcgtaacatattgtatttGACAAATTCTacctaggtggctaatgttagctaggctaagggttagggttatgttttgGAGTTAGGTtcaagggttaaggttagaggaagagttagctaaaagggttaagcttaggggaagggttagctaacatgctaagtagtttcaaagtagctaaaaagtagtaagtacttgaaaagttgctaattagctaaacttgtctgtgatgagatttgaacttgcaaccctcGGGTTCCTAGACATTCATGTTAAATGCCTACCTATCCACCCAGACCAACCACCCCACTTTAATtgttgccttaagtaaccatctgtcttatttAAACACACCAAACATTACATACACTATACCCAAAAGTATGTGGtacaccacttcaaattagtggattcggcaatGTCAGCCACAcctaacaggtgtataaaattgagcacacagccatgcaatcaccatagacaaacattgtcagtagaatggccttactgaagagctcagtgactttcaacgtggcactgtcatggGATGCCaactttctaacaagtcagtttgtcaaatttctgtcctgctagagctgccccgttcaactataagtgctgttattgtgaagtggaaacgtctaggagcaacaacagctcagcgcGTGAtagtccacacaagctcacagaacgggactgagtgctgaagtgcataaAGATAAtctgtcctcgattgcaacattcactaccgagttccaaactgactcTCGGCAGCAACGTAAGCACAAGAACTCTTAattggaagcttcatgaaatgggtttccatggccaagcagcctatgcgtcggctgcagtgaagtaaagctcgctgccattggactctggagcagtggaaacgcattctctggagtgatgaatcacgcttcaccatctggcagtccgacggacaaatctgggtttggtggatgccaggagaacgctacctgccacattgcatagtggcaactgtaaagtttggtggagcaggaaataatggtctggggctgttttacatggtttgggctaggccccatAGACCTGACCTCACCCATCGAACACCtctggaatgaattggaacgccgactgcaagccaggcctaatcacccaacatcagtgcccgactccacacatgctcttgtggctaaatggaagcaagtccccgcagcaatgttccaacatctagtggaaagccttcccagaagagtggaagctgttatagcagcaaaggggggaccaactccatattaatgcccataataatggaatgagatgttcgacacgcaggtgtccacatacctttggtcatgtagtgtgtcatactaatttgagtatcTCGGATTTATGTTTACAAAATTACATCCAGCCTATGAGACTAGGCTGTGACCTGGCACCACACTTTCAGGTCACTGACTtcctccctttaggctgtctcatcataactggtgatcaggcctaccaccgtaaTGTCATCAggaaacttgatgatggtgttggagtcatgcatggccatgcagtcgtgggtgaacagggagtacaggcgtggactaagcacacacccctgtgggtcccccatgttgagggtcaacATGGCAGAGGTGATGTTGCTTACCTTCACCACCCACGTggtcagcctgtcaggaagtccaggacccagttgtagAAGGAGCCATTTCGTCCTAGGTTCCCCAGCTTGGTGacaagcttggaggggactatagtgttaaacgctgagctgtagtcattgaataCATTCTCATACAGTATTCCTCCTATCTACGtaggtgagggcagtgtggagtgcaattgagattgcgtcgtctatggatctgttgggtgcggtatgcaaattgtaatAGGTCTAGCGTGTCTGCGATGATGGAGTTGGTGTGCCAtaaacagcctttcaaagtagTAGACTTGGGTCAAATTCTAGCCATCCTAGTAAACACATTGCAGAGT encodes the following:
- the LOC109904001 gene encoding apoptosis regulatory protein Siva, with the protein product MVGCTFFAPQKMPKRSYPFAESFSSQYKIHVGQQEFNNHGVYGDKYRQEIYEKTKTLLFNGTKAVMGKIWNIDTEKCSMIQSSGPGVTPDVSRTLLRGQTLIGQDGRLTRVQGAVLVSKGSCVCQKAQRTRRQCSQCDRPACPSCIQQCSNCSSPCCSVCTVIDYSGQYEQVLCCGCSS